The following nucleotide sequence is from Trifolium pratense cultivar HEN17-A07 linkage group LG2, ARS_RC_1.1, whole genome shotgun sequence.
CACTTATTTTTCCCTGTTATCCTTAGCAAGTTATCAGGTTTTCATTACTTTCAAGCAGCTATTGGGAAAGATATTATTGACGTCACTTTGATTGCTAGGAGATGCACAAGAAGAAATGGTATTTAAAGCTTTTGGATGAACTTATATTTATTTCCATCCACCAAAGAAGTCTTTTATTTCTAGCTTGATTGTGCACCTACAGATATCATGTGTTCCTTTCATTCTCGAAAGCTTGCATGGTCAATTTCAAAGAATCAATATCTTGTAGGTCATGAAATTAATGTGGTGGTGATATTGAAAGTGATCATTCAAGGTTTCGAGAATTTTTTACAATACCCTGAAGTTGTCTGTTGGAGCATATACTGATTTAAGTTATAccttaagaaaaatatatcaaaagaTGTATTGTTTCCTCTGTTTTCACGTCAGGGTTTAAATTTGTCATAATTGAGGTTTAAAGTTATTGATAGAATCTATAATTTGAAATGTTTTTGTATGAGAGAACACAAAGTTGTAATTTGCGACTGCTTAGAGAAAGCAATCATAATCTTTTATTGATTGGTTGGCTCATAGTACAAATGCCATTTTATTTCTTGAAAGGAACTCGAATGTGGAGAAGAGGAGCTGATCCGGATGGATATGTTGCCAATTTTGTGGAAACAGAACAACTTATGCAGTTCAATGGGTATACAGCTTCATTTGTTGAGGTATTACTTTCTACCTCCGTGAATCATTTATTATAAGAATTAAAATGATGGGCTTGGCATGCAAGATAGGAATGTTCTGTCGACTTAATTCAGAGCAGTAGATCATCCTGAATAGTTGTCATTATTTTGAAATATGATGTACATTATCTTGTGCACATATAAGCAACTGCATAATTAATGGACAATTGATATCCAACtagattatttttcttagaagttggaaaaattatttcagttttttctttcaatatattttaaatattcttAATTGTCTATCCAAATTTGCATTTGGAATTTGTTGACCGTCCAATTAACGGTGTTGAACTTTCAACAAGCCAGATAATTGGCTGGTGACAAATGACATACTAAAAAgtgtttaaaattttgtaaatgaTGCTTTGGTAATCTTTCAATTGTATAAACGTACCTTTAGGCTCATTTTGGCGATAGTGTAACTAGGGGCTAGAAGAGATGGACTATAGGAAGTGACAAGTATACTTTCACAGTAGTAAGCATGGAAGTAATATGAAAATTAGCTACCACTGGCACTGTCATCTTACTATTAATAAGTTATCATCCAAAATTAAAGTGAATTTGCAATAATGCTGGCGCGAAAGCAGTGTCGCAgacagaaaataaaatatttgtttcattcTCAATAATACCCCGAGCAGCATTCCATATAATGATACAAAAAGCAGTTGGTTTTTCTTTCAACTCTGTTTTTGTCACTTGATTTTTTCAATGGGGGTATAGTTATTTTGATTCTACCTTCTCTAGATCTCTTACGTGTAACTTGCTGACAGTTATTATCCTATCTTTTTTATCTGCTATTCCATGTTTGCTTTAACACAAACTCTACCAAACATGGCTGTTGTTCCTTCCTTGCTAAATTTTGACAAAATACCGGCATCATGAACTGTTGAAATGCATATTGGCTTTCTGGTTGGGAAAATTACCAAAACCAAACTCATGATAAAACTTTTTGCATTTAGTAAAAAATCCACATTTTGCTACGAATCACCATATTTTGTTAGTTCTACCGTTTTTGTTATGATCTAGGTTACTCTTATACTGCTAGGCCAAAGTATTGTCACATGCAATGTTCGTAGCTGTGAGGCTAATACAAAAATAGCATTACCTTCAACTATTTTgggtattttttaattttgaaatatggGCCCTCTGATAAGATTTGTACCTATTAGGATTTAAgacatatttattaaaaaatgctGAGCTGGACACTTATTTGAATGTAGCAATACTAATAGTGATAGTTGAAAGTAAACTAGTATTTGCAGGGTTTTTTTGTGGAGATCACTCTTTTATTATTGCGAAAATGGGTGTTTCTTGCTATTATACGATTCAAAAATAAAGCCAAACAAGGGGGACTAGGATGCTCAAATTCACTTTTTGGGATGAATGTTAACTCTATTGTACTAAAATATTGTGTTAATTAAACTTCTATTTCATTTCATATCATTGTGGGGTTAACATGGTTGAGCTTTTGCAGATTCGCGGTTCCATTCCTCTGCTCTGGCAGCAAATTGTGGACTTAACTTATAAACCGAAGTTTGAATTATTGAAACTCGAGGAACATGTAAGTGTTTGCTGATTGTTGTATATCTGTGGTTTTTACATGTTTTGTGTGTATTTCACCTCCATTTCATTGCTTGAGATGCAGCCACGAGTCCTCGAGAGGCATATACTagatttaagaaaaaaatatggagCAGTGTTGGCTGTTGATCTTGTTAACAAGGTGAATGCTCTTCCATTGTGTAACAAACTGAGAATGCTTGTATCTCTTGGTTGGCAATATTACCTAATGATACTAGTCTTTGTAATTGCATAGTAAATTTCGTAGACAACTGTAAAGAATGCATCCAACCTAAAATGTGCATGGAATTGTTATGTATCAGCATGCATCTATTTGAGTGGTCTTCTTTCTCCTTTGTATTTTATCAGCATGGAGGAGAAGGGCGGCTATGCGAAAAATTTGGCAGTACAATGCAGCATGTGGCTAGTGATGATGTAAGGTAGAAGTCTCTTTCAATTAACTTTTCGATTGATATGCATGGattctttttgttctttttggGGTCACTCACTTTTACTTAATTATTCTGTGTAGATATGTTCACTTTGATTTCCATCATGTCTGTGGACACGTTCATTTTGAACGTCTATCAATTCTTTATGACCAAATATCAGACTTTCTTGAGAGAAACGGGTATGgaattttttattggttaagcTGTTTGATATCTACTATCTTGAGAATTGATTTATAATTTGATTCACACTGACGTTGATTGGCGTCATCGAAGAAGGGGGCTATTTATAAACTACTGATTTTGTCAACAAAttctaataatttattttactgtTTGCTTATGTTGCTTAATTTGGATTTTTGACCTATCTGCTGTAGTATCCTGTACATTTTTTCACCATGATTTCATGAGCTGTCTAACAAATATAAGACATTTCTTGGAAAACAATATTCACCCTGTTATCCTGTTTTATTATGAAATTTTGCACTCAAATCTTATTAAAGtgcttttgaaaaaaatgaccCAAATTGCTTTGTAGATATCTTCTGTTGAATGAAAAGGGCGAGAAAATGAAGGAGCAAACTGGAGTTGTTAGGACCAACTGTATTGATTGTCTAGACCGTACAAATGTAACTCAGGTAGGTTGGTTTCTGTTATGGAAAGTGTTTTGTGCCTTACCAAATTAATGGAAAATATTTCTTTGTCCCTCTATAAGGAACACTTCATTctcactccacttattcacctttaaaggtggattttctagccattaggctacttgaccaaaaaaaaaaggaacacttcattcttatttttttgtcatgtacGTAGTTCGAATCTTGTCTccagtcatttttatgttttacgCAAATAAAACTATGTTGGAAATGCAAAAATGTTGTATACAAGACTTGAACTCAAATCCTCCCAGTCACAAATTAATAACGTAACACTGTATCACTGTAAATATTcaacaataatatattaaattaaccTATTAAGaaggacaaaaaaatttgggTGTTCACGGCTTTGTTTGTGACATCATTTTTCAGCTTACTAATGTTAATGTATAATGTGTAGAGCATGATAGGCCGAAATATGTTAGAATACCAGCTTAGAAGGCTTGGTGTCTTTGGGGCTGAAGAGACCATTAGTTCGCATCCAAACCTTGATGAACGCTTTAAGATCTGTAAGCTTCTTATTACTTTTCAGATTATGTGATTTGAaatatgtgtgtatatatatatatatgttgtaatATGTagttattttcaaattttcattgttttgtCGCACTTGAAATCTTTGATTCAATTTGTAACTGATTATGTTATCAGTGTGGGCTAATCATGGGGATGATATAAGTATTCAATATTCAGGAACTCCTGCTCTGAAAGGAGACTTTACCAGGTATTTTCCCGTTAGTCTTTACAAAAAAATTCATGTTCCTCACATATTAAGATCTTGAAATTATGAGTCCGTAAAGATTTTTCTATATTGAATTTACATCGGCAAGGGATAATTTTATACCGTCATTGCATCTCTCATGATATGCTGACTCTGATTGTATATGTTTTCCAGTATGggaattgtgattttttttccatattaATCTGTTGCTTTTCTTTATTGAATGCTTTAATTACACTAACTATGATATCTGATTCAATCATCACAAACACTTACTATGATATTCAATTAGAATTACAAAACCTGGCAATAAGCAAAACATTATAATATGATTGTGCCATTCTTTTATATGTTCAGGTTGGATAAGTTCTGTGTGACAATTTCATAATATCCCCGTGTCTAAAGTTTCAAATAtgtatttgatttgaaatttaACCTTTTGTGACTGTCCTCGTTAATTTTTTTGGTGGGATTCAGGTTTGGGCACCGCACCATTCAAGGGATAGTAAATGATGGTTTTAATGCTCTCCAAAGATACTATTTGAATAATTTTGCTGATGGAACAAAGCAGGTTTGTAGAACTTATTTAACATAATATGTATTTGGAAAAATTCAATCCCCGCATGAAATGTGTTTATAAAGAGTGACacccctcaccttacaaactgGTTTTGTATGGACGAGTTGGGCCCAATATAAAAACTTAAGATGATATAAAAACCTATCAACTCGAGCCACCTGCCATTTATATTCAcgaaccaagcccaatagtgttggttGTAAGATGGTGGATTGGAAAAAACCCAAGTCCCATATAGAATAAGGATAAGGCTTGAAATGAGTTTATGAAGAGTGATacccctcaccttacaagccatttttgtaaggatgagttagacttAATATAAAAACATAGTGGGGTACTCTAGTTATGGTCTAGAATTCCGTAGGTGTTTACTAGTTGGTCATAGTGAGTTATTTCCATCTAGGTTTTGTCCTTCGTATATTTGATTTCTCCCTTCTGCATCCTAATTCAAAGTTTATTACATTGTAATTAATTATGCTGTAGAAGATGCCAAATTTTCATGTACATATTTAACGCTGATTACTCTTATTTCTTATGATACCCTGTCTGAAAAGATCTTTAGTTAAATTACTCTTGTtagctttttaaaaaaaaatgaattaagaatttattagtttatatgtaattgatttatgttcatatttttcttttattatgtgAAGGATGCAATTGATCTTCTGCAAGGACATTATATAGTTTCTGTCGGCCGAGATTCAGCTCCCTCTTCTCAGAAAGGAGGCATTGAAGCTATAGCTGTGAGTAcaatataagacaaaaaaattattgattttgtgGCATCAATTTTGTGTTTAAGACCAGTTCTTCGAATGCTCACAATTTAATAACACATTTTAAACCTTATGATGTACGGCTAAATTCTTAGTTGCATACTGATTTTGAAATGATTGAAttggaatctattttttgtggAAACTGCCTATATCTGATAAGGAAAAAATAGTTAAATGAAAACTTagtttttttatctttcttttattGTGTTTTGAGAGACGTACATTCCTTTGAATTCAAGGTTTACAGAAATTTGGTCCTAGCCCTACCGAGAAGTGGTGGGATGCAATGGGCTACATGGATGACCACATGAAAccaagtggtttcagttttatataataagaaataaaaactgCCATTCATATTTGAAGGAGCAACCAGATGATTCATTGCTGGATAATGCATTAGAGCATTGCCCCTTATGTTTGAAGACctaatatgatttttattttgcattCTGTATTTTGCTGATATGCAGTTCATTAATAGAATGCTTCAAGAAAGCCATATGCATTAGCGgaaattattttattcttttaacagCTAATGGAAataaatattgatattattttttatctttgcaGTCATTTCCTCTGGCGTTGGGTCTGGTTTTAATTGGATTTCTTTTTGCAACCATGTCGTTGAGACAAGGTGAGTTTACTTTATTTAGTTTTAAGGTTTAAACTAAGAAcgtggtataaaaaaaaatagaattaaactAATAATTGATTTGGTACTCATGTGCATAAATCGTGCATGGATGTGTCTCGGGTATTggttcaataaaaaaaatagaatcaacCTACTACTTTAAAGGTGTGTGGTCTCAAATCCAGTCTGACCTTTTCAGAATCAGATGGGGTAATAACATTAGACTGAGACAAAATAGAGGTCGGAGAAGAAAGTCAGGGGAAATGGGGAACTGGGAAAACCAGGGAAGTTTGTGGCATGTTAACTTTGAGAAATTGTTTTCCAGTTATATTTCTTGTTTTTACAAGCAGTGAAAATCTAATTGCTTTTGCTGATTCCCATTcaaacttttgaaaataaaaaacagattGCAAACAAGATGAATTTTTGTTATTAAaactgaaaaagaaaagtttcttttccttttcaaaCCAAACAGATCCTAAGAGGGATAGAGAGTAAGGGGAGAGAAGAGAGAGGTATAGTAGACGCAGCCACTTGATAAATGCTTAGAACTGAGGTACACAAGACACCTAAACTAGGATAATTAattggcaaatgctaaatagtgcccccggggcactctttaagcccttaaatagtaagttttttatagaatttttatggaaatgcgtaaagtcaacgcattggaaattggagtgtttaattttttgattaaaaagtttcttttaatagaatgcttaaagagtgccctgccccgggggcactcgttagcaagacccttataGAAAATCCTTTCATTATATTACGAAAGGCTAAATATGTCTCAGTTTAGGTACCAGCTGACTTAATCAAAAGTGGTTTAAAGTGGTCAGATATCTAGTAGCCTACTTCTGCCAAAATTGCATGCCCAGTGTTTCTagatatttaaattataaagcAAATGTGTGATGTgaaagtttatgaaattttcTGCACTTAACTCTTTGCACAGCCTGTGCTTattacatttttataaattgttACAAAGTGATATTTGTCTGTAGTCTTCgttaactggataattatataGACTTTGCTAGCCTAAGGTTAGAACAATGACTCTGTACAAGGTAGAGATTAACTAGGCATTACATATGATGTGAAATCTATGacttaaaaatgttattttgttcattgttgCTGCAGTTCGATATGATTTTCGACACTTCTTCTTTTCGCTAATGTGGGCCGGCATTAGTGTCGGCATAGCAGCATTTGTGAGGGCCAACGGCCGGGTTTTCTGCAACAGACCCCGCCTACACAATCCGTCGCGTTAACTTCTACACAAATCAATTTGAGCTATTAAAATTTTGTGAAGCAATCAGCTTCTGCAATAGGAGTCACCATCAGCGGATTTAGTCTTAAATTTATAAACCACTTCAAAGAATTCAATCTTTAAGGCCCTTTGCTTTCTatcataatatttattatttcttactACTTTGTAGTCATTGTAAGTtccataaattatttaaatcatAGTCCATTGACATCATAGTCCAATGATGTCCTACTCAAGTGACTGCTGCTTGATTGGTGCTTCTTACTATGCTCCATCCCCTCCATGTATATTTGAGTTTTCTGTGCCCTGTTTAAGATGGAAACATTTGAAGGTTCCTCTGATTATATATTGTATGCttataagcaaaattcataTCATGCAAtaacattatatatttattttagaagTCAAGGTTACTacataatatttgattttagaaGTCAAGGGAAATTGCTTTTTATGCGacctcatttttttaatttttttttttaatcagcaaATTTATTAAGCTTCCTTCAATACAAGAAGTATTTGAAGGAGCAAGAACaagaaaaaggagagaaaacaCCTTACAGCACAGAGCATAAAGCCCCTCAAAAACAAAGGGCAAGGATCCACCTATACAACCAAAACCAAGCCCTTACAAACagagcaaaacaaaaaaaatatgctCCAACACATACAAAAGGAAATCAGTAAAAATAAACCAAACCCCTAAGAAGCCGGAATCTGCCACCACAAAAATCAGGCCGAAACCAAGCAAGTCGGCACCGCAGCAAAACCTCAATAAGATCAACGGAGAAGACAATCTCCGGGATTCCAAGTCCACTCATAGAACATACAAGGAGACAATTTCATTCTTGTTAAACACCACTTCCAATTCAAAACTTTGATTTCTTCTACCATAACCTTAGGAACAAAGGAACCATTTGCAAAGATTGAACTATTCCTCACCTTCCAAAGGCACCAAAGAGTAGCATGCCATATCATAACATATCCTTGACGACCACTTCAAAGAATTATAAACATATCCTTTATGCGACCTCATGTGTTCACAAATCCTCTAAAATTCTTAAATTGTCCTTTATATTAGGATTGGAAGATATGGCCCAATTACCTGTGAGATTTAGATTGTATCTTCCGAATCAAGTGACtagcttaaaaaaatgttaccagCTCAAACAATGAAGAAAAATCAAAAGAGTTTTCTCCAACTAACAAAATAACTAGTGCCCCtgggacactatttagcatgactATAAAACATAAATATCTATAAAAATGACTGA
It contains:
- the LOC123906030 gene encoding phosphoinositide phosphatase SAC7-like, coding for MMERADSVQKLYTRMRLWEFPDQYVIEPTDGSSGSSLAVSRVDGSMKLIDEVPECSNLRVPKIYTIFGVVGILRLLAGSYLMVITERECAGSYLGHPIFKILSMKVFPCDHSLKSTPAEQKKAEMEFSSLLNVAEKTPGLFFSYETNLTLSAQRLNDLGDESRLLPLWRQAEPRFLWNNYMLEVLIDNKLDPFLLPIVQGSFHYFQAAIGKDIIDVTLIARRCTRRNGTRMWRRGADPDGYVANFVETEQLMQFNGYTASFVEIRGSIPLLWQQIVDLTYKPKFELLKLEEHPRVLERHILDLRKKYGAVLAVDLVNKHGGEGRLCEKFGSTMQHVASDDVRYVHFDFHHVCGHVHFERLSILYDQISDFLERNGYLLLNEKGEKMKEQTGVVRTNCIDCLDRTNVTQSMIGRNMLEYQLRRLGVFGAEETISSHPNLDERFKILWANHGDDISIQYSGTPALKGDFTRFGHRTIQGIVNDGFNALQRYYLNNFADGTKQDAIDLLQGHYIVSVGRDSAPSSQKGGIEAIASFPLALGLVLIGFLFATMSLRQVRYDFRHFFFSLMWAGISVGIAAFVRANGRVFCNRPRLHNPSR